CCATCCAGTCCATTACCGTGGTACCTTCGTCTATATTACCGATTTTATAGGTGCGGCCCGTATAGAAAAGGATACGCTCGGTAGTAGTGGTCTTACCGGCATCGATATGGGCAATGATGCCTATGTTGCGTATCTTTTCTTTAGAGAAACTTTCAACCATATTTCTGGAACCTGAATCCTTATCTAAAACGTGGGTGCTAATCTTATAGCTCCCTAATTACTTACCATTTATAGTGGGCGAAAGCCCGGTTGGCTTCGGCCATCTTGTGAGTCTCTTCGCGCTTCTTGACCGCCGCCCCCTGTCCCTTGGAGGCATCCAGGAGTTCGGATGACAGCTTTTCGGCCATGGATTTGCCGCTGCGCTCGCGGCTGGCCTTGATTATCCAGCGCAGGGCCAGTGCCACGTCGCGCCCCTTGCGCACCTCTACGGGCACCTGGTAGTTGGCGCCGCCCACACGGCGTGGCCGGACTTCCAGGAGCGGGGTGGCGTTGGTGACAGCCTGTTGCAGTATGGAAAGCGGCTCTTTGCCTTCCTTCTCCTGCATGATATCCATCGCCCCATAGAAAACACTCTGAGCGGTACTTTTCTTGCCGCCCAGCATGATTTTCCTGATGAAAACCGTTACCAGTTCGCTGTTGTACTTGGGGTCAGCTTCTACTTTTCTTCGTTTTACAAATGCGCGACGAGGCATGTTCCCTCCTAGGCCTTGGCTTTAGCCGCTTCAGCGCCGCCCTTGGCTCTCTTGGCGCCGTATTTGCTGCGACCCTGTTTGCGATTGGCGACACCGGTGGTATCCAGAGTGCCGCGAATGATGTGATAGCGCACCCCTGGTAGGTCGGGCACGCGTCCGCCGCGTATAAGCACCACCGAGTGCTCCTGCAGCTCATGCCCTTCGCCCGGGATGTAGGCCGTGACCTCGATGCCGTTGGTCAGCCTGACGCGGGCGATCTTGCGCAGAGCGGAGTTAGGCTTTTTGGGCGTCATGGTTTTGACCTGCAC
This is a stretch of genomic DNA from Dehalococcoidia bacterium. It encodes these proteins:
- a CDS encoding 30S ribosomal protein S7, whose amino-acid sequence is MPRRAFVKRRKVEADPKYNSELVTVFIRKIMLGGKKSTAQSVFYGAMDIMQEKEGKEPLSILQQAVTNATPLLEVRPRRVGGANYQVPVEVRKGRDVALALRWIIKASRERSGKSMAEKLSSELLDASKGQGAAVKKREETHKMAEANRAFAHYKW
- a CDS encoding 30S ribosomal protein S12, whose amino-acid sequence is MPTINQLVRKGRHTVSKKTKTPALRFTLNALKHKLVRRKKSAPQKRGVCVQVKTMTPKKPNSALRKIARVRLTNGIEVTAYIPGEGHELQEHSVVLIRGGRVPDLPGVRYHIIRGTLDTTGVANRKQGRSKYGAKRAKGGAEAAKAKA